In Halapricum desulfuricans, a single window of DNA contains:
- a CDS encoding ketopantoate reductase family protein, translated as MRVVVFGAGSLGSLIGGLLADEHDVTLIGREPHVRAVRDHGLEITGEIETTSYPGAATAVSGPAELAIVTVKSYDTPEAARALQALDTDVVLSLQNGLGNEEALDEALAATVLAGTCTYGARLIEPGVVRCTGAGEVTLGARSGGRSEAAERVGNAVRRAGIDATVATDMPRRLWEKLAINAGINAVTALARVENGALGDGPANDVATRAVRETAHVARANGIDLPDERATAALDTVVETTAANRSSMYQDLEAGRRTEIDAINGAVLERANDPVPVNETLAALVRAWERERKLR; from the coding sequence ATGCGAGTCGTCGTCTTCGGGGCGGGGAGCCTCGGTAGCCTGATCGGAGGACTGCTCGCCGACGAGCACGACGTGACGCTGATCGGTCGCGAGCCCCACGTGCGCGCCGTCCGGGACCACGGGCTGGAGATCACCGGCGAGATCGAGACGACGAGCTACCCCGGCGCGGCCACAGCCGTGTCAGGACCGGCCGAACTGGCGATCGTGACAGTCAAAAGCTACGACACTCCCGAAGCGGCTCGGGCGCTGCAGGCACTCGATACCGATGTCGTGCTCTCGCTGCAGAACGGGCTCGGCAACGAGGAAGCGCTGGACGAGGCGCTCGCGGCGACCGTCCTGGCGGGGACGTGCACGTACGGGGCGCGGCTAATCGAGCCCGGCGTCGTCCGGTGCACCGGCGCAGGCGAGGTGACGCTCGGAGCGAGATCCGGGGGCCGCTCCGAGGCCGCCGAACGGGTCGGGAACGCCGTCCGTCGGGCCGGCATCGACGCGACCGTCGCAACCGACATGCCGCGACGGCTCTGGGAGAAACTGGCGATCAACGCGGGGATCAACGCAGTCACGGCGCTGGCCCGTGTCGAGAACGGCGCGCTCGGAGACGGACCCGCGAACGACGTCGCCACACGCGCGGTCCGGGAGACTGCACACGTCGCCCGGGCGAACGGGATCGATCTCCCCGACGAACGCGCGACCGCCGCGCTCGACACTGTCGTCGAAACGACGGCGGCCAACCGCTCGTCGATGTATCAGGACCTCGAAGCCGGGCGACGGACGGAAATCGACGCGATCAACGGGGCTGTCCTCGAGCGGGCGAACGATCCCGTTCCGGTGAACGAGACGCTGGCGGCGCTCGTCAGAGCATGGGAACGCGAGCGAAAGCTACGATAG
- a CDS encoding NifU family protein, giving the protein MSTDSDSGTSDLENRVANFLRRNFPQIQMHGGSAAIRELDPEAGEVTIALGGACSGCGISPMTIQAIKTRMTKEIPEIETVHANTGSGGGMGGADDGPTLPGESRGGSVDDGGDDEGPQAPF; this is encoded by the coding sequence ATGAGTACTGACAGCGACAGCGGAACGAGCGACCTCGAAAACCGCGTTGCGAACTTCCTGCGGCGGAACTTCCCGCAGATCCAGATGCACGGCGGGAGCGCGGCGATCCGGGAGCTCGATCCGGAAGCCGGAGAAGTCACGATTGCGCTGGGCGGAGCCTGCAGTGGCTGTGGTATCTCCCCGATGACGATCCAGGCGATCAAGACCCGAATGACCAAAGAGATCCCCGAGATCGAGACCGTCCACGCCAACACCGGCAGCGGCGGTGGCATGGGCGGTGCCGACGACGGTCCGACGCTCCCCGGCGAGTCCCGCGGCGGGAGTGTCGACGACGGCGGCGACGACGAAGGCCCGCAGGCTCCGTTCTGA
- a CDS encoding FAD-binding oxidoreductase — protein sequence MSDGSSPNDSVSEIPATDVETFDERLDGDLILPDHDAYDDARDVWNGLVDKHPAVIVRVRHAEDVAASLEFADRYDFDLSIRGNAHHQAGSALVEDGLVVDLADLTAVDVDSGARRVTVGAGATAGAALERTLEHGLAFPTGSASVVGLSGSTLGGGLGWMRRKHGAGFDGLREVELVTADGTVRTVSPDDDPDLFWAICGAGANFGVVTALTFELYETPPVVPALGVFYPRDDAEAVLEGFRELATEAPDALSTMLLNTHVPPLPDVPEDLQGTPSIAIMGAYLGDPDAAAQVLDPYRALGDPILDMSGEMPYMALHELGAEMFPDGHLYSQRSVFLDELTDDHLDLIRTGTDDAPSPLDGIGLWTTGGAIGDSDHATAAPWTDKEYLLVIEGQWVDPEATDQNLEWVRRREREARDIGGEYAYPGYVGYEQQDDEDWAKLVYGENYDRLAELKAIYDPDNRFRTNINVVPRT from the coding sequence ATGAGTGACGGTTCGTCACCGAACGATTCGGTCAGTGAGATACCAGCGACAGACGTCGAAACGTTCGACGAGCGACTCGACGGCGACCTGATCCTTCCGGATCACGACGCGTATGACGATGCCCGGGACGTGTGGAACGGACTCGTCGACAAGCATCCGGCAGTCATCGTCCGGGTCCGGCACGCCGAAGACGTGGCAGCCAGCCTCGAATTCGCGGATCGATACGACTTCGATCTCTCGATCCGGGGAAACGCCCACCACCAGGCCGGGAGCGCCCTCGTGGAGGACGGGCTCGTCGTCGACCTCGCGGATCTCACTGCCGTGGACGTCGACAGCGGCGCGCGGCGCGTCACCGTCGGTGCCGGCGCGACTGCCGGGGCGGCTCTCGAACGAACACTCGAACACGGACTCGCGTTCCCCACGGGGAGCGCATCCGTGGTCGGCCTGTCCGGATCGACACTCGGTGGCGGACTCGGCTGGATGCGACGCAAGCACGGGGCCGGGTTCGACGGCCTCCGGGAAGTCGAGCTCGTCACTGCCGACGGCACGGTTCGCACTGTCAGCCCGGACGATGATCCGGACCTGTTCTGGGCGATCTGTGGCGCTGGCGCGAACTTCGGCGTCGTCACTGCACTCACGTTCGAGCTGTACGAGACACCGCCCGTCGTCCCGGCACTCGGCGTCTTCTATCCACGCGACGACGCCGAGGCGGTGCTCGAAGGCTTCCGCGAGTTGGCGACCGAGGCCCCGGACGCGCTCAGTACCATGTTGCTGAACACGCACGTCCCGCCGTTGCCGGACGTCCCGGAGGACCTGCAGGGGACGCCGTCGATCGCGATCATGGGGGCGTATCTCGGCGACCCCGACGCCGCCGCGCAGGTACTCGATCCGTACCGGGCACTCGGTGACCCTATTCTTGACATGTCCGGAGAGATGCCCTACATGGCGTTGCACGAACTCGGTGCGGAGATGTTCCCCGACGGGCACCTGTACAGTCAGCGGTCGGTCTTCCTCGACGAGCTGACTGACGATCACCTCGACCTCATCCGGACCGGCACGGACGACGCGCCGTCGCCACTCGACGGGATCGGTCTCTGGACGACGGGCGGCGCTATCGGGGACAGCGATCACGCGACAGCCGCGCCCTGGACCGACAAGGAGTACTTGCTCGTTATCGAGGGACAGTGGGTCGACCCCGAGGCGACCGACCAGAACCTCGAATGGGTGCGACGACGTGAGCGAGAAGCCCGCGATATCGGAGGCGAATACGCGTATCCGGGCTACGTCGGGTACGAACAGCAGGACGACGAGGACTGGGCGAAGCTGGTCTACGGCGAGAACTACGATCGACTCGCCGAACTGAAGGCGATCTACGATCCGGACAACCGGTTCCGGACGAACATCAACGTCGTCCCCCGAACGTGA
- a CDS encoding UvrD-helicase domain-containing protein, translating into MSNVSSEQPDRPTPNAGQTKLIESLDGTYLVDAGAGTGKTFAITRRYANILATTDASPDDILLITFTRNAATEMKDRIVGQCDYSMAELADAPIQTFHSLCHDILQNHGFDVPTRLGIDERIPSSTRIIEDDIVEEALFSEFFEQFVDDHPEYTDLIRVVSDPLALLGLINQLASKGVFPTSDGWYRDSGQYLDGDFEAFKRQFDTLNEPRNGGSKQSRLRSKLYQYGKNKCYLPEAPSKAAVRGDGKQVPEELAQRVFAEDREDLKGFVHDVYFEYLEFALSRNYLNFGFLQLFAFVLLYEDHALRDRLEYEYLMIDEFQDSSEIQFKLGLLLAGTDNICVVGDWKQSIYSFQYAAVENILDFRQRLTQFAADLNDDVSRITYDTSSVQTIELTQNYRSTQRILDFSEEGLVTPAATYDSFDADEIQDRIVSLDSNTEHENSRIEAYQHEDEHEAVLTKIQDVVGNSAYQVRDENGELRDPEYRDIAVLTRTRDFGRELQAVADDHDFPMAYDGGIELFRTDQAKLLLAWLRILDSNADRGWAPVLERAGYTLDEIDHILETESYPADMRAFRDSLASLESLGGVMRKVFDRYGFDGSRADVLLHTINSIRDTTTLTVGDLIRFIARGIEHGSTHEVNTSAATNSVTVQTIHATKGLEHPIVILANMNNGRFPPSGGRSPTIMYDDAAGLRQRKTFANAHGDPYIYDNWKADVLTRCLNREYDEERRLLYVSITRAENHVLFTAGDDPNTFLDELPVDIQPGTADVEDADIAGDPRATLTLSIPDEVGPTKLSPHSLMDTAVYEDVEDGMGTEFGTQVHEFAEAYVLGADVVPRNTDEEHVQQRIDSLPGELRPEQQVYLPMTTDSGDITLSGVIDLLHITPDSIDIIDYKTDRGRHAESEYRKQLSVYYHVLDALYPERAISTAILYTETGSQVDIEPLSESALQTLVENIRNPDSA; encoded by the coding sequence ATGAGCAACGTCTCGTCTGAACAGCCTGACCGGCCGACGCCGAACGCCGGACAGACGAAACTCATCGAGAGCCTTGACGGAACCTATCTCGTCGATGCCGGTGCAGGCACGGGCAAAACCTTCGCTATTACTCGCCGGTACGCGAATATCCTGGCGACGACTGACGCCTCGCCCGATGACATCTTGCTGATCACGTTCACCAGAAACGCGGCAACGGAGATGAAAGACCGAATTGTCGGCCAGTGTGACTACAGCATGGCTGAACTCGCTGATGCGCCGATTCAAACGTTTCACAGCCTCTGTCACGATATTCTTCAGAATCACGGCTTTGATGTGCCGACGCGACTCGGTATTGATGAGCGGATCCCGAGCTCGACGCGTATCATCGAAGACGATATCGTCGAAGAAGCGTTGTTCAGTGAATTCTTCGAGCAGTTCGTCGATGACCACCCCGAGTACACCGACCTGATCCGTGTCGTTTCGGATCCGTTGGCGTTGCTTGGTTTGATCAATCAGCTGGCCTCGAAGGGTGTCTTCCCGACCAGCGATGGCTGGTACCGTGATAGCGGGCAGTACCTCGACGGGGACTTCGAGGCGTTCAAGCGCCAGTTCGACACGCTGAACGAGCCACGCAACGGCGGGAGCAAACAGTCACGGCTTCGGTCGAAACTCTACCAGTACGGGAAGAACAAATGCTATCTGCCGGAGGCACCGTCGAAAGCTGCGGTCCGCGGCGACGGCAAACAGGTCCCCGAGGAACTCGCACAGCGAGTCTTTGCGGAGGATCGTGAGGACCTCAAGGGGTTCGTGCATGACGTGTACTTCGAGTACCTCGAATTCGCGCTTAGTCGGAACTACCTGAATTTCGGGTTCCTCCAGTTGTTCGCGTTTGTGCTCCTCTATGAGGACCACGCACTCCGGGATCGTCTCGAATACGAGTACCTGATGATCGACGAATTCCAGGACTCCAGTGAGATCCAGTTCAAGCTTGGGCTTCTGCTGGCCGGCACCGACAACATCTGCGTTGTCGGCGACTGGAAACAGAGTATCTACTCCTTTCAGTATGCCGCTGTCGAGAACATTCTCGACTTTCGCCAGCGTCTCACCCAGTTCGCCGCTGATCTGAACGATGATGTCTCACGGATCACCTACGATACCTCGTCTGTCCAGACGATCGAACTGACACAGAACTACCGGTCGACGCAGCGTATTCTGGATTTCTCTGAGGAGGGTCTGGTCACGCCTGCCGCCACGTACGACTCGTTCGACGCTGACGAGATCCAGGACCGCATCGTGAGCCTTGACTCAAATACCGAGCACGAGAACTCACGTATCGAAGCCTACCAGCACGAAGACGAACACGAGGCTGTCCTCACGAAAATCCAAGACGTCGTCGGCAACTCTGCATACCAGGTCCGGGACGAAAACGGCGAGCTTCGGGACCCGGAGTACCGCGATATCGCCGTGTTGACCCGGACGCGTGATTTCGGGCGAGAACTCCAGGCCGTTGCCGACGACCATGACTTTCCAATGGCCTATGACGGCGGTATCGAACTGTTCCGTACCGATCAGGCGAAGCTCCTGCTCGCGTGGCTCCGTATTCTCGACTCGAACGCCGACCGGGGCTGGGCACCGGTTCTCGAACGGGCCGGCTATACCCTTGACGAGATAGATCACATCCTTGAGACGGAGTCGTATCCTGCGGATATGCGTGCCTTCCGAGACTCACTCGCGTCACTCGAGAGTCTCGGCGGCGTGATGCGGAAAGTCTTCGACCGCTACGGATTCGATGGGTCGCGAGCTGACGTCCTCCTTCACACAATCAACTCGATTCGCGATACGACGACGCTCACAGTCGGTGACCTGATCCGGTTCATTGCGCGTGGCATCGAACACGGAAGTACGCACGAAGTCAACACGAGCGCCGCGACGAACTCGGTCACTGTCCAGACGATTCACGCCACCAAAGGCCTCGAACATCCCATCGTGATCCTGGCGAACATGAACAACGGCCGGTTTCCACCGTCCGGCGGTCGCTCGCCGACGATTATGTACGACGACGCGGCCGGCCTCCGCCAACGCAAAACCTTCGCCAACGCGCATGGCGACCCGTATATCTACGATAACTGGAAAGCAGACGTTCTCACTCGTTGTCTGAACCGCGAGTACGACGAGGAGCGACGGTTGCTCTACGTCTCGATTACCCGCGCCGAAAACCACGTCCTCTTCACTGCCGGCGACGATCCGAACACGTTCTTAGACGAACTCCCAGTCGATATTCAGCCAGGGACCGCTGACGTCGAGGACGCCGATATCGCTGGTGATCCACGGGCCACACTTACACTCTCTATTCCCGACGAGGTCGGTCCGACAAAGCTCTCACCGCATTCGTTGATGGACACGGCAGTGTACGAGGACGTCGAGGACGGGATGGGCACAGAATTCGGAACGCAGGTCCACGAGTTCGCAGAGGCGTACGTCCTCGGCGCTGATGTCGTCCCACGTAACACTGATGAGGAACACGTTCAGCAACGTATCGATTCGCTGCCCGGTGAGCTTCGACCAGAACAGCAAGTGTATCTCCCAATGACGACCGACAGTGGCGACATCACGCTTTCCGGCGTGATCGATTTACTCCACATCACGCCAGACAGCATCGACATCATCGACTACAAAACGGACCGCGGCCGGCACGCCGAGTCCGAGTACCGAAAGCAGCTCAGCGTCTACTACCACGTACTGGATGCCCTGTACCCGGAGCGGGCGATCTCGACCGCGATCTTGTACACGGAAACAGGGAGTCAAGTCGACATCGAACCGCTGTCGGAATCTGCGCTGCAAACTCTTGTCGAGAACATTCGGAACCCGGATTCGGCATAG
- a CDS encoding PD-(D/E)XK nuclease family protein: MPIQRAKPLETLYDEVKQYDLVLVPDAPLASALNRHLDRPHLGDFATTPRRAAAGRREQVEERTVFLELLHETDLSWKQASYLGEEIIHSWEYTARPDGILEFEQFNTPAVRQAVAQTRDLDTTSRHLTDFTIDEDIDLAVVGYPQLTALERSILPSEYTEIDRFTDDAFDQPPFRLFDTSADIVGALLDTISPANADNTAVVLDAGSEFSTLVESAFDAAGIPFYGGPGFLDDPDHRAFVNLLRAPFRGQDVRVSDIKPVLQHIGLDLDVDHDEKRLHSLDVPEVTRFQTFCDAVESGTWSFERALSEYESMLRTEFEAFHDELASLGIATHPITEARVDDLEFYLQSYEVPVSRENKGVLLADAKSATHVDRPLVFYLGLDDGWTRSPLRRPWVDRDAEYDRHIRQFQLLLQNGAAQYYLVRDTVGGSPVTPCLYFEELLDTSFTRFTDLDAERYAAPRDGIKSETPFGNDAVSVEPTELTTISQSGLSTYVNSPRDYFFDRLVDSPNKDYFREGNLFHDFAEFYVHHPEVIAARGLDEVVDFMVAEMEPFVRDVDRDVRRTRYRVGVENIVAFLDENRPETGNIAVETQSWQQNDFAAYYDRSVDSDLTERWFENEDVGVKGKIDLVQSATRLVDYKSGSKKSATKVVKNSALEGISDTPNFQALLYLTHQRTEHPNEQLEFVFLHFLENVDDVVRGEGELSDTLTEITYYPTPYDEYIQQRAVFERLRDEGSQKCQKTLSQVAYDDYVAVFEAADFPKTRDSDDVIDSPFGTALEHRMKDAVGDYKYVETGCQQAIRELISIRNQNYFEDDLDAFESFVTDRLGELNTRRGGAERFPVAELRDEPNYRRVNHRDLLLEGDQ; the protein is encoded by the coding sequence GTGCCAATTCAGCGAGCAAAACCGCTCGAAACTCTGTATGATGAGGTGAAGCAATACGATCTGGTTCTCGTCCCCGATGCCCCGCTGGCCAGTGCTCTCAACCGGCACTTGGACCGGCCACATCTCGGCGACTTTGCCACAACACCGCGTCGCGCTGCCGCCGGTCGGCGCGAACAGGTCGAGGAGCGGACTGTGTTTCTCGAACTCCTTCACGAGACGGACCTCTCCTGGAAGCAAGCGTCCTACCTCGGTGAGGAAATCATCCACAGCTGGGAGTATACGGCCCGACCGGACGGGATCCTTGAGTTTGAGCAGTTCAATACACCAGCAGTCAGGCAAGCCGTTGCGCAGACTCGCGACCTTGATACGACGTCACGGCACCTCACCGACTTCACGATCGACGAGGATATCGATCTCGCAGTTGTCGGGTATCCTCAGCTGACGGCGCTCGAACGGTCGATCCTCCCGTCAGAGTACACCGAAATCGATCGCTTCACCGATGACGCGTTCGATCAGCCACCGTTCCGCCTTTTCGATACCTCCGCAGACATCGTCGGGGCCCTTCTCGACACGATTTCCCCTGCCAATGCTGACAACACCGCGGTCGTGCTTGATGCCGGGAGTGAGTTCTCCACGCTCGTCGAGTCCGCATTCGACGCCGCTGGTATCCCGTTCTACGGTGGGCCGGGCTTTCTGGACGATCCGGATCACCGTGCGTTCGTGAACCTGCTCCGGGCCCCATTCCGTGGGCAGGATGTCCGAGTCTCGGATATCAAGCCCGTACTACAGCATATCGGGCTCGACCTCGATGTCGATCACGACGAAAAGCGGCTCCACTCGCTCGATGTCCCAGAAGTAACTCGTTTTCAGACGTTCTGTGACGCCGTCGAGAGCGGTACGTGGTCGTTTGAACGTGCGCTTTCCGAGTACGAATCGATGCTGCGTACCGAGTTCGAGGCATTTCATGACGAGTTAGCGTCGCTCGGGATCGCAACGCACCCAATTACTGAAGCGCGCGTTGATGACTTGGAGTTCTATCTCCAGTCCTACGAGGTTCCAGTGTCGCGGGAGAACAAGGGAGTGTTGCTTGCAGACGCGAAATCGGCGACACACGTTGACCGGCCGCTCGTGTTTTATCTGGGGCTGGACGATGGGTGGACAAGGTCACCACTGCGGCGGCCGTGGGTCGATCGCGATGCTGAATACGACCGCCATATCCGGCAGTTCCAGCTGCTTCTCCAGAACGGCGCCGCGCAGTATTACCTCGTCCGCGATACCGTCGGCGGAAGCCCTGTCACACCGTGTCTCTACTTCGAGGAGTTATTGGATACGTCGTTCACTCGATTCACCGATCTCGATGCCGAACGATATGCTGCTCCCCGCGATGGCATCAAGAGCGAGACACCGTTCGGGAACGACGCAGTCTCGGTTGAACCGACTGAGCTCACGACGATCAGTCAATCGGGTCTGAGTACCTATGTCAACTCGCCTCGCGATTACTTCTTCGACCGGCTCGTGGACTCGCCAAACAAGGACTACTTCCGCGAAGGGAATCTCTTTCACGACTTCGCCGAGTTCTACGTTCACCATCCTGAGGTGATCGCCGCACGCGGGCTAGACGAGGTCGTCGATTTCATGGTCGCCGAGATGGAGCCGTTCGTACGCGACGTTGATCGGGACGTACGCCGGACACGGTACCGTGTCGGGGTCGAGAACATCGTGGCATTTCTCGACGAGAATCGGCCAGAGACTGGCAATATTGCCGTCGAAACACAGTCGTGGCAGCAAAACGATTTCGCGGCATACTACGACCGATCTGTCGATTCAGACCTGACCGAGCGGTGGTTCGAGAACGAAGACGTCGGTGTGAAAGGGAAAATCGACCTTGTCCAGTCAGCGACGCGACTCGTCGATTACAAATCGGGATCGAAGAAGTCGGCCACGAAAGTCGTCAAGAACTCTGCGCTGGAGGGGATCTCCGACACGCCGAACTTCCAGGCACTGCTGTATCTTACCCACCAGCGCACGGAACACCCCAATGAGCAGCTTGAGTTCGTCTTCTTGCATTTCCTCGAAAATGTCGACGACGTCGTCCGGGGCGAAGGAGAGCTATCTGACACGCTCACTGAGATCACCTACTACCCGACTCCGTATGACGAGTATATCCAGCAGCGAGCCGTCTTTGAACGGTTGCGAGATGAGGGCTCGCAGAAGTGCCAGAAGACTCTCTCACAGGTGGCGTATGATGATTACGTGGCAGTGTTCGAAGCGGCGGACTTCCCGAAGACCCGCGATAGCGACGACGTTATCGACTCACCGTTCGGGACAGCGCTCGAACATCGTATGAAAGACGCCGTCGGCGACTACAAGTACGTCGAGACAGGGTGTCAACAAGCGATCCGCGAACTGATCAGCATCCGGAACCAGAACTATTTCGAGGACGACCTCGACGCGTTTGAATCGTTCGTCACCGATCGCCTCGGGGAGTTGAACACGCGTCGCGGCGGTGCTGAACGGTTCCCAGTCGCTGAATTGCGTGACGAACCGAACTACCGACGCGTGAATCACCGTGACCTCCTGTTGGAGGGCGACCAATGA
- a CDS encoding PQQ-dependent sugar dehydrogenase, whose amino-acid sequence MVDKHISRRRLLAAVALSSSVAGCTGLSNEESGTTPSGNSTTSVEVTKAVTGISNPWGLAFLPDESGLLVTEQAGRLLLTDPKTGDRTTLAGVPDVYARGQGGLLDVTLHPDFDSNHLVYLTYSVADADGSTTRVGRGRLERDRGQIADFEPIYTARPFVESASVFS is encoded by the coding sequence ATGGTCGATAAGCACATTTCTCGTCGCCGGCTGCTCGCAGCAGTGGCCCTCTCTAGCTCGGTCGCGGGCTGTACCGGCCTATCCAACGAGGAGTCCGGGACCACCCCATCGGGTAACTCAACCACCAGTGTCGAGGTCACCAAGGCAGTAACCGGCATCTCGAACCCTTGGGGACTCGCTTTCCTCCCCGACGAGTCAGGTCTGCTGGTGACCGAGCAGGCAGGGCGGCTCCTGCTAACGGACCCGAAGACCGGCGACCGAACCACACTGGCAGGAGTCCCCGATGTCTATGCACGCGGCCAGGGCGGGCTACTAGACGTGACGCTGCATCCCGACTTCGACTCGAATCACCTCGTCTACCTCACTTACTCTGTGGCGGATGCGGATGGTTCGACCACACGGGTCGGTCGCGGACGACTGGAGCGCGACCGGGGGCAGATCGCTGACTTCGAACCTATCTACACTGCCCGCCCGTTCGTCGAGTCTGCATCCGTCTTTAGCTAA
- a CDS encoding IS4 family transposase, whose translation MRRLTTLFPSEFLEEHAEELGVVEREGKLQVPVLVWALVFGFAAGESRTLAGFRRSYNSTADETISPGGFYHRLTPTLAEYLRDLVERGLDEVAVPDAVDADIDRFRDVMIADGTVLRLHEFLSDEFQARHEEQAGATLHLLHNATDKTIERIDVTDEKTHDSTLFNTGSWLQGRLVLLDLAYFKYRRFALIDENDGYFVSRLKKSANPVITEELREWRGRAIPLEGKQIHDVVDDLSRKYIDVEVEAEFKRGPYEGTRSLDTKRFRVVGVRDEDADDYHLYITNLPREEFLPADLATLYRCRWEVETLFRELKTQYELDEFDTSDPDVVEILLYAALLSLLVSRELLDLVTEQADDEIVFPPERWAATFRSHAQLILHELGEYLGYSPPPLLERLIEDAQKIHQQRPILQETLATATQPRCES comes from the coding sequence ATGCGTCGGCTCACTACACTGTTTCCCTCCGAGTTCCTCGAAGAGCACGCCGAGGAACTCGGCGTGGTCGAACGAGAGGGAAAACTCCAGGTTCCAGTCCTCGTGTGGGCGCTCGTGTTCGGCTTCGCCGCAGGCGAGAGCCGAACACTCGCTGGGTTCAGACGCAGCTACAACTCCACAGCTGACGAAACGATCTCGCCCGGTGGCTTCTATCACCGGTTGACACCGACGCTGGCGGAGTACCTCCGCGACCTCGTTGAGCGCGGTCTCGACGAGGTCGCTGTTCCCGACGCTGTTGACGCTGATATCGACCGATTCAGGGACGTGATGATTGCTGATGGAACGGTGTTGCGGCTCCACGAGTTCCTCTCTGATGAGTTCCAAGCCCGTCACGAGGAGCAGGCTGGAGCGACGCTCCACCTGCTCCATAACGCCACCGACAAGACAATTGAACGGATCGACGTAACAGACGAGAAAACGCACGACAGCACGTTGTTCAATACAGGTTCGTGGCTGCAAGGACGGCTCGTTTTGCTCGATCTAGCGTACTTCAAGTACCGCCGCTTCGCGTTAATCGACGAGAACGACGGCTACTTCGTGAGTCGGCTGAAGAAGAGCGCGAACCCGGTGATAACAGAGGAATTACGGGAATGGCGCGGGCGCGCCATTCCCTTGGAGGGCAAGCAGATCCACGATGTGGTCGATGACCTCTCGCGGAAGTACATCGACGTAGAGGTCGAGGCGGAGTTCAAGCGAGGACCGTACGAAGGGACGCGCTCGCTGGATACGAAGCGGTTCCGCGTCGTCGGCGTCCGCGACGAGGACGCCGACGACTACCATCTCTACATCACGAATCTGCCGAGAGAGGAGTTTCTCCCGGCAGATCTAGCAACGCTGTATCGGTGTCGCTGGGAAGTAGAAACGTTGTTCCGTGAGCTGAAGACACAGTACGAACTGGATGAATTCGACACAAGCGACCCGGATGTCGTGGAGATTCTGCTGTATGCGGCGTTGCTGTCACTGCTGGTGAGTCGTGAGCTGTTGGATCTGGTCACCGAGCAGGCTGACGATGAGATCGTGTTTCCGCCGGAACGCTGGGCGGCGACCTTCCGGTCGCACGCCCAGCTCATCCTCCACGAACTCGGTGAGTACCTTGGCTACTCGCCACCGCCGCTGTTGGAGCGGCTGATCGAAGACGCACAGAAGATCCACCAGCAACGACCGATCTTACAAGAGACGCTCGCTACCGCCACGCAACCGAGGTGTGAGTCTTAG
- a CDS encoding ABC transporter permease has protein sequence MTDPESIEQPRPATYYHLARAVLYREFLIFVRYPANAIGGIVVSLFFFGVLFYGGRQLAGQALTESLEGIIVGYFLWTLSVGAYSSVSNDIGSEVQWGTLERHITTPFGFAPVALLKGVAKIVRTFLTSLIVLVAMLLMTGTTLRIEPVTTISVAGLAITSVLGLGFAAGGVTVLYKRIGNWLNLLQFGFIVLISAPVFDAPWTRLLPLAHGSALLQRAMVDGTRIWQFSPFDLALLVGVAVGYLAAGYLVFHYATRRARRLGVLGDY, from the coding sequence ATGACAGATCCCGAGTCGATCGAACAGCCTCGCCCGGCAACGTACTACCATCTCGCACGAGCGGTACTGTACCGTGAGTTTCTCATCTTTGTCCGGTATCCGGCCAACGCGATCGGGGGAATCGTCGTCTCACTGTTCTTCTTTGGCGTGCTATTCTATGGCGGCCGTCAGTTGGCCGGGCAAGCCCTCACCGAGTCACTCGAAGGCATCATCGTTGGCTACTTCCTCTGGACGCTGTCTGTCGGCGCGTACTCGTCGGTGTCGAACGACATCGGCAGCGAGGTACAGTGGGGGACCCTTGAACGACACATCACCACGCCGTTCGGGTTTGCGCCGGTCGCGTTACTGAAAGGCGTTGCCAAGATTGTCCGGACGTTCCTGACGTCACTGATCGTACTGGTCGCGATGCTCCTGATGACAGGGACGACACTCCGGATCGAGCCGGTGACGACAATCAGCGTCGCGGGCTTGGCGATCACGTCGGTGCTCGGGCTCGGGTTCGCAGCTGGCGGGGTCACGGTCCTCTACAAGCGGATCGGGAACTGGCTCAACCTCCTCCAGTTCGGGTTCATCGTGTTGATCTCTGCTCCCGTGTTCGACGCTCCGTGGACTCGGCTGCTCCCGCTTGCACACGGGAGTGCACTGCTTCAGCGGGCGATGGTTGACGGGACCCGGATCTGGCAGTTCAGCCCGTTCGATCTCGCTTTGCTTGTTGGTGTTGCAGTGGGTTATCTGGCAGCCGGCTACCTAGTATTTCACTATGCGACACGGCGAGCTCGCCGACTCGGCGTTCTCGGCGATTATTGA